From Roseburia hominis, the proteins below share one genomic window:
- a CDS encoding oligopeptide/dipeptide ABC transporter ATP-binding protein yields the protein MSTILEVKDLKKYFKTPKGMLHAVDGVNFAVEEGKTLGIVGESGCGKSTLGRVVVQLLSATGGQVLFEGKDVTNLKHSEVKQFRKNVQMIFQDPFSSLNPRMTVSEAILEPLRNYEKGMKRAELNQRVDKIMETVGLAKRLANSYPHELDGGRRQRIGIARALALEPRFVVCDEPVSALDVSIQAQILNLMMDLQEEKKLTYIFITHDLSVVKHIANDIGVMYLGNMVEMCDRKELFSRQLHPYTKALLSAIPTINIDNRPKRIVLKGEIVSPIDPKPGCRFAPRCLYATEECRNRAPQLEEVCPGHFVACHRVKELNELE from the coding sequence ATGAGCACGATACTGGAAGTAAAGGACTTGAAAAAATATTTCAAAACTCCAAAAGGTATGTTACATGCTGTGGACGGAGTGAATTTTGCTGTCGAGGAAGGAAAAACTCTTGGAATTGTAGGGGAAAGTGGCTGCGGTAAATCCACGCTGGGGCGCGTTGTGGTGCAGCTTTTAAGTGCCACCGGCGGACAGGTACTGTTTGAAGGAAAAGACGTAACGAATCTGAAGCATTCGGAGGTAAAGCAGTTTCGCAAAAATGTGCAGATGATTTTCCAGGACCCGTTTTCCTCGCTGAATCCACGTATGACGGTATCCGAGGCGATTCTGGAGCCTCTCCGGAATTACGAGAAAGGAATGAAAAGAGCGGAGCTTAATCAGAGGGTGGATAAAATCATGGAAACCGTGGGACTTGCAAAACGCCTTGCCAATTCTTATCCCCATGAGCTGGACGGAGGAAGAAGGCAGAGGATTGGTATTGCAAGAGCGCTGGCTTTGGAGCCCAGATTTGTAGTTTGTGATGAGCCGGTTTCCGCACTTGACGTATCCATTCAGGCGCAGATTCTGAATCTGATGATGGATCTTCAGGAAGAAAAGAAATTGACCTATATTTTTATCACGCATGATTTAAGTGTGGTAAAGCATATTGCAAATGATATCGGTGTTATGTATCTGGGAAATATGGTGGAGATGTGCGATCGAAAAGAATTGTTTAGCAGGCAGCTTCACCCGTATACTAAAGCGCTGCTTTCTGCGATTCCGACGATCAATATTGATAACCGCCCAAAACGTATCGTGCTGAAAGGTGAAATTGTTTCACCAATCGACCCGAAGCCGGGCTGTCGTTTCGCGCCCAGATGTCTGTATGCAACAGAAGAATGCAGAAATCGTGCGCCGCAGTTAGAAGAGGTATGTCCGGGACATTTTGTGGCATGTCACCGGGTCAAAGAACTGAACGAACTGGAATAG
- a CDS encoding ABC transporter ATP-binding protein, translated as MGKQLEIKNLVIKYKTDDALVHAVNGVDISMEKGECLGLVGETGAGKTTTALGILRLLPNPQGRIEAGEITFNEINLLKIGEAAMREIRGKAISMIFQDPMTSLNPILTVGEQIAEVIKLHEKCSRKEAMEKAKATLETVGIPAERSGEYPHQFSGGMKQRVVIAIALACNPELLIADEPTTALDVTIQAQILELMKKLKSEMGTSTILITHDLGVVSEMCDKVAIMYSGMIMEYGTLRDIYKSPMHPYTIGLFGSIPDLENDVERLTPIPGMVPDATVEITGCPFANRCSHATDQCRMELPQLEVVSGEHSVRCHHTAKEGSR; from the coding sequence ATGGGAAAACAATTAGAGATTAAAAATCTGGTGATTAAATATAAGACTGATGATGCGCTGGTTCATGCAGTGAACGGGGTGGATATCAGTATGGAAAAGGGCGAATGTCTGGGACTTGTGGGAGAGACTGGGGCAGGAAAGACGACGACAGCACTTGGAATCCTTCGCCTGCTTCCGAATCCGCAGGGAAGGATTGAGGCGGGGGAGATTACATTTAACGAGATCAATCTTCTGAAGATTGGGGAGGCGGCCATGCGGGAAATCCGCGGCAAGGCGATTTCGATGATCTTTCAGGATCCTATGACTTCTTTGAATCCGATTCTTACCGTGGGGGAGCAGATTGCAGAAGTTATCAAATTGCATGAAAAATGCAGCCGCAAAGAAGCGATGGAGAAGGCCAAAGCGACGCTGGAGACGGTGGGAATCCCAGCCGAGAGGAGTGGAGAGTATCCGCACCAGTTCTCAGGTGGAATGAAGCAGAGGGTCGTGATCGCTATTGCACTTGCCTGTAATCCGGAGCTGCTGATTGCGGACGAACCGACCACGGCGCTGGATGTGACCATTCAGGCGCAGATTCTGGAACTTATGAAGAAGCTCAAATCGGAGATGGGAACATCTACGATTTTGATCACACATGACCTGGGTGTGGTGTCTGAGATGTGTGATAAGGTGGCCATCATGTATTCCGGCATGATCATGGAGTATGGGACGCTGCGGGATATTTACAAGAGTCCGATGCACCCATATACGATCGGGCTGTTTGGTTCGATTCCTGATCTGGAAAATGATGTGGAGCGTCTGACGCCGATTCCGGGGATGGTTCCGGATGCTACCGTGGAAATTACAGGCTGTCCGTTCGCGAACAGGTGCAGCCATGCAACGGATCAGTGCCGCATGGAACTACCGCAATTAGAGGTGGTGTCCGGGGAGCATTCTGTCCGGTGCCATCATACCGCAAAGGAGGGAAGCCGTTAG
- a CDS encoding ABC transporter permease, with the protein MFGDAWHRLRKNRLAILGLVIMALFILSAVFAKVIAPYGYAEQHLDQIFLFPCREHILGTDNLGRDIFSRIIYGARISLQIGFVSVGISVILGSILGCISGFYGGKVDTIIMRLVDVMMAIPSVLLAIVIASVLGTGMRNLMIAIGISSVPSFARIVRASILSIRDQEYIEAARLSGCSDVRIILRHILPNILPNIIVQVTLSMGLAILNAASLSFLGLGVQAPQPEWGSMLAAGRGYMQQYWHLVVFPGIAIVLLVLALNMIGDGLRDALDPRMKR; encoded by the coding sequence ATGTTTGGAGATGCCTGGCATCGTCTCCGAAAGAACCGGCTTGCTATTCTGGGGCTTGTTATCATGGCACTGTTCATTTTGTCGGCGGTCTTTGCAAAGGTGATCGCACCCTACGGATACGCAGAACAGCATTTGGATCAGATTTTCCTGTTTCCATGCAGGGAGCACATCTTAGGAACGGATAATCTGGGGAGGGATATTTTCAGCAGAATCATATATGGGGCCAGGATTTCGCTTCAGATCGGCTTCGTTTCGGTAGGAATCTCTGTGATCCTGGGAAGTATTCTGGGCTGTATTTCCGGCTTCTACGGAGGCAAGGTGGACACGATTATCATGAGACTGGTGGACGTTATGATGGCAATCCCCAGCGTACTGCTTGCAATCGTGATCGCGTCTGTTCTGGGAACCGGTATGCGGAATCTGATGATTGCAATCGGTATCTCGTCCGTGCCGTCTTTTGCGAGAATTGTCCGTGCCTCCATTCTTTCAATTCGGGATCAGGAATATATTGAGGCGGCAAGACTTTCCGGGTGCTCCGATGTGCGAATCATACTTAGGCATATTCTGCCTAATATTTTGCCGAATATCATCGTGCAGGTGACCTTAAGTATGGGGCTTGCAATTTTAAATGCGGCTTCTCTTAGCTTCCTGGGGCTTGGTGTGCAGGCACCGCAGCCGGAATGGGGCTCTATGCTTGCCGCCGGGCGTGGATATATGCAGCAATACTGGCATCTGGTCGTATTCCCGGGTATTGCGATTGTACTTTTGGTGCTGGCGCTGAATATGATCGGCGACGGACTCAGAGATGCCCTTGACCCGCGTATGAAGAGATAA
- a CDS encoding ABC transporter permease — translation MGKYILRRILMMIPVIICVVFVVFMILRLSPNDPIRTVLGDMATQEEVDEMRDEMGLNDPLPTQFVSYIGKIVTKFDFGVSYVNRRPVLTEIKDRFPITLQLAIFSTLLAALIGIPLGMVSACHQYGLLDNASSVLALIFLAMPEFWFALMLIIVFTQKLGWLPASGWYGVEYMILPILATGMGCIAGIMRTTRSNMLEVIRQDYIRTARAKGLKENIIIGKHALRNALIPVVTLMGMQFGKMLGGVFVIETIFAIPGMGKLLVDACSIKNIPVVQGGVIFIAVIYGVVNLLIDIIYGFIDPRISSMYKGKKKEKRGEA, via the coding sequence ATGGGAAAGTATATTTTACGAAGAATATTGATGATGATTCCCGTAATCATTTGTGTGGTTTTCGTAGTATTTATGATTCTGCGATTGTCGCCCAATGACCCGATCCGAACGGTCCTGGGGGATATGGCTACCCAGGAAGAAGTCGATGAAATGCGGGATGAGATGGGGCTGAATGATCCGCTGCCAACTCAGTTTGTCAGCTACATAGGAAAAATAGTTACAAAGTTTGATTTTGGCGTATCTTATGTCAACCGTCGTCCAGTCCTGACAGAGATTAAAGATCGTTTTCCGATCACGCTGCAGCTTGCCATATTCAGTACGCTGCTGGCGGCACTGATCGGGATTCCATTGGGGATGGTATCTGCGTGCCATCAATACGGATTATTAGATAATGCGTCCAGTGTGCTGGCCTTGATTTTCCTGGCCATGCCGGAATTCTGGTTTGCACTGATGTTGATCATTGTATTTACGCAGAAATTAGGCTGGCTTCCGGCATCCGGCTGGTATGGGGTGGAATATATGATTCTTCCGATTCTTGCCACAGGAATGGGCTGTATTGCCGGGATTATGAGAACGACACGTTCCAATATGCTGGAAGTGATCCGTCAGGATTATATCCGTACAGCCAGAGCAAAAGGACTGAAAGAAAACATTATTATAGGAAAACATGCACTGCGCAATGCGTTGATTCCGGTTGTTACCTTGATGGGAATGCAGTTTGGGAAGATGCTTGGCGGAGTATTTGTAATAGAGACGATTTTTGCGATTCCGGGAATGGGCAAGCTCCTGGTAGATGCCTGCTCGATCAAAAATATACCGGTCGTTCAGGGCGGCGTTATTTTTATTGCAGTGATCTATGGAGTTGTCAATCTTCTCATTGATATTATTTATGGTTTTATTGATCCTCGTATTTCTTCTATGTATAAGGGGAAAAAGAAAGAGAAGAGGGGTGAGGCGTAG
- a CDS encoding ABC transporter substrate-binding protein — MKKKLVCILTAMAMVLSLAACGGKEKSETDSSKEAGQDTLTVAVSMEPAALIPYESNDTGTSYICSQIYEKLLTADSDMNLQPGLAESWEVIDDTHYRFKLRDDVYFHNGEKLTADDVLYTFEKCVESSATSSTIGPVDIANSKVEDENTVVLALSSPYPAFLNCCAIDISGIVCKSAMEADPEGYAEKPIGTGPFKFVEWKSGDYIKMEANEKWWGGSLNFKTLMLRYIPEATTRAVEVQSGGVDVAQITVAEIETVEKEKDVTVLTQPILNTSFISYNCSVEPFNNVKVRQAISLAIDSDAIVEAANYGLAETAKSFLPPMVEGYYEAESEYQGYDVEKAKKLLAEAGYPDGFSCTLISNARQAEAEMIQAYLSEIGIEVKLNITDFSNWLDALVNGKQEMYIGGWTIPSGDMSEAFGAFDSNEFGSGGNRSFYANEEADALIEVINSEMDKDARNKAGEDLQKLLADECVTVGLNVGSRFYAYRNNVSGLVILPTQSPDFTKVKFTE, encoded by the coding sequence ATGAAAAAGAAACTTGTATGTATTTTGACAGCAATGGCAATGGTATTGTCGTTGGCTGCCTGTGGAGGGAAGGAAAAATCAGAAACAGACAGCAGCAAAGAGGCAGGTCAGGATACGCTGACCGTTGCAGTCAGTATGGAACCGGCTGCTTTGATTCCGTATGAATCGAACGATACCGGTACCTCTTACATCTGTTCCCAGATTTATGAAAAGCTGCTCACAGCGGACAGTGATATGAATCTTCAGCCGGGATTAGCCGAGTCCTGGGAAGTGATTGATGATACACATTACCGCTTTAAACTGCGGGACGATGTGTATTTCCATAATGGTGAGAAACTGACAGCGGACGATGTGCTTTATACATTTGAAAAATGTGTGGAGTCCTCCGCTACATCAAGTACAATCGGACCGGTCGATATCGCAAATTCCAAAGTGGAAGACGAGAACACGGTCGTGCTGGCACTTAGCAGTCCATATCCGGCATTTCTTAACTGTTGCGCCATCGATATTTCCGGTATCGTGTGTAAATCAGCAATGGAAGCAGACCCGGAGGGATATGCAGAAAAGCCGATTGGAACAGGGCCGTTTAAGTTCGTAGAGTGGAAGAGCGGAGATTATATCAAGATGGAAGCCAATGAGAAATGGTGGGGCGGAAGCTTGAACTTTAAAACTTTGATGCTTCGTTACATTCCGGAAGCAACTACAAGAGCCGTGGAGGTGCAGTCCGGTGGAGTAGACGTGGCACAGATCACGGTTGCAGAGATTGAGACTGTTGAGAAGGAAAAAGATGTGACTGTTTTGACGCAGCCAATCCTGAATACCAGCTTTATTTCTTATAATTGTAGTGTAGAGCCATTTAATAATGTTAAGGTTCGTCAGGCGATTTCACTTGCCATTGACAGTGATGCAATCGTAGAAGCTGCCAATTATGGGCTGGCTGAGACTGCCAAATCTTTCCTGCCGCCAATGGTAGAAGGTTATTACGAAGCAGAAAGTGAATATCAGGGCTACGATGTGGAAAAAGCGAAGAAGCTGCTGGCTGAGGCTGGTTATCCGGATGGTTTCTCCTGCACGCTGATCTCCAATGCACGTCAGGCAGAGGCGGAGATGATTCAGGCGTACTTAAGTGAGATTGGGATTGAAGTGAAGTTGAATATTACCGATTTTTCGAACTGGCTGGATGCATTGGTAAATGGAAAGCAGGAGATGTATATCGGAGGCTGGACCATTCCGTCAGGTGATATGAGTGAAGCATTTGGCGCATTTGATTCCAATGAATTCGGTTCAGGCGGCAACCGTTCGTTCTATGCAAACGAAGAAGCGGACGCGCTGATTGAAGTGATCAATTCCGAAATGGACAAGGATGCGCGTAATAAAGCCGGAGAGGATCTTCAGAAATTACTGGCAGATGAGTGTGTAACGGTTGGTCTGAATGTGGGCTCCAGATTCTACGCGTACAGGAACAATGTTTCTGGTCTTGTAATTTTACCGACGCAGAGCCCGGATTTTACGAAAGTTAAATTTACAGAATAG
- a CDS encoding amidohydrolase family protein has protein sequence MICDSHLHYGDPVEMECIVASSSLRNRVPCYQTVQFQEMGDYEAQLKKHNIDKTVLVPSVFREHERKQESMRCIEYAKRDPEKYFPYILLDEKQLEFLEEHVKEIVGVKEHIVLHESILTKEKCEIFKLMEEHGLILLLHSQKDRRVEYVKSILKQFPKLKIQIAHMGRGAGRDTAMCRTVFQEFRSYANIVFDTSTIREPEVLKAAVELVGAERILYGSDFPFFMDAEGKEDIMEEQIEQVFKANLTERERDAIFYENFCRFVTYGT, from the coding sequence ATGATATGTGATTCGCATTTACATTATGGAGATCCTGTTGAGATGGAGTGTATCGTGGCATCATCTTCTCTTAGAAATAGGGTTCCATGTTACCAAACCGTGCAATTTCAGGAAATGGGGGACTATGAGGCGCAGTTAAAAAAACATAACATTGATAAAACCGTGCTGGTTCCTTCGGTTTTCCGTGAACATGAACGAAAGCAGGAAAGTATGAGGTGCATCGAGTACGCAAAAAGAGATCCCGAAAAATATTTTCCATACATATTGTTAGACGAAAAACAGCTGGAATTTTTGGAAGAGCATGTAAAAGAGATTGTGGGAGTGAAGGAACACATCGTACTTCATGAAAGCATTTTGACGAAAGAAAAATGTGAGATTTTCAAACTTATGGAAGAGCATGGTTTGATCCTTCTTTTGCATTCTCAGAAGGACAGGCGAGTTGAATATGTGAAAAGTATTTTAAAGCAGTTTCCGAAACTGAAGATCCAGATTGCCCACATGGGGCGTGGCGCAGGGCGGGACACGGCAATGTGCCGCACAGTATTCCAGGAGTTTCGGTCATATGCCAATATTGTTTTTGATACGTCGACGATTCGAGAGCCGGAGGTGCTCAAAGCGGCGGTGGAGCTTGTAGGGGCGGAGCGGATTCTGTATGGTTCAGACTTTCCATTTTTTATGGATGCGGAAGGCAAAGAAGATATTATGGAGGAACAGATTGAACAGGTTTTCAAGGCGAATCTGACTGAGCGGGAAAGAGATGCAATTTTTTATGAGAATTTTTGCAGGTTTGTGACTTATGGAACATAA
- a CDS encoding GH25 family lysozyme codes for MSMNGIDISGWQSGIDLSRVPCSFVIIKATQGTGYVNPDCDRAYQQAKRLGKKLGVYHYFSGRSPVAEADYFVRNIEGYIGEAILVLDWEQTQNPIYDQGAVPARRFLDRVYEKTSVRPLIYMSRRTLRSFNWTTVAAGNYGLWVAQYADNNPTGYQENPWFAAGGVSPFPVMAIHQYSSTGRLPGYNGNLDLNIFYGTPEAWDAYAKSSRNTAVYYTIKYGDTLSGIALRYGTTVKYLAELNGIKDPNKIYAGQRIRVR; via the coding sequence ATGAGCATGAATGGAATCGATATTTCCGGCTGGCAGAGTGGCATTGATTTAAGCAGGGTGCCGTGTAGTTTTGTGATCATAAAGGCGACGCAGGGGACCGGGTACGTCAATCCGGATTGCGACCGTGCCTATCAGCAGGCGAAACGTCTCGGAAAGAAATTAGGAGTTTACCATTATTTCAGCGGAAGAAGCCCGGTAGCGGAAGCGGATTATTTTGTGAGAAATATTGAGGGATATATCGGAGAGGCAATCCTGGTTCTGGATTGGGAGCAGACGCAGAATCCAATCTATGACCAGGGAGCGGTGCCGGCGCGCAGGTTCCTGGACCGGGTCTATGAGAAGACCAGCGTGCGTCCTTTGATTTATATGAGTCGGAGGACTCTAAGGTCATTTAACTGGACGACGGTGGCCGCGGGGAATTATGGATTGTGGGTGGCACAGTATGCCGATAACAACCCGACCGGCTATCAGGAAAATCCGTGGTTTGCAGCGGGCGGGGTCAGCCCCTTTCCGGTGATGGCAATACACCAGTATTCATCGACAGGAAGACTTCCGGGGTACAATGGTAACCTGGACCTTAATATTTTCTATGGAACGCCTGAGGCCTGGGACGCTTACGCGAAAAGCAGCCGGAATACGGCTGTGTATTATACGATAAAATATGGCGATACTTTGAGCGGGATCGCTCTTAGGTATGGAACTACGGTAAAATATCTGGCAGAGCTGAACGGGATTAAAGATCCAAATAAAATATATGCCGGACAGAGGATTCGGGTTCGGTGA
- a CDS encoding exodeoxyribonuclease III has translation MKFISWNVNGIRACVQKGFLDFFREADADIFCLQETKMQAGQLDLKLPGYHQYWNYAVKKGYSGTAVFTKKEPLSVAYGIGVKEHDQEGRVITLEFEDFYFVTVYTPNSQNELARLPYRMEWEEAFLAYLKKLEERKPVVFCGDLNVAHKEIDLKNPKTNRKNAGFTDEEREKFSVLLENGFSDTYRYFYPDQEGIYSWWSYQFKAREKNAGWRIDYFCVSEALKDRLVDAKILTEVLGSDHCPIELDLR, from the coding sequence ATGAAATTTATATCATGGAATGTGAACGGAATCCGCGCCTGTGTGCAGAAAGGATTTTTGGATTTTTTCAGGGAAGCAGATGCGGATATTTTCTGCCTTCAGGAGACGAAGATGCAGGCGGGCCAGCTTGACCTTAAGCTTCCGGGCTACCATCAGTATTGGAATTATGCGGTGAAGAAGGGATATTCCGGGACGGCGGTATTTACGAAGAAAGAGCCGCTTAGCGTGGCATACGGAATCGGTGTAAAGGAACATGATCAGGAAGGACGTGTGATCACGCTGGAATTTGAAGATTTCTATTTTGTCACGGTGTATACGCCGAATTCGCAGAACGAACTGGCAAGACTGCCGTACCGTATGGAGTGGGAAGAGGCGTTCCTGGCATATCTGAAAAAACTGGAGGAGAGGAAACCGGTGGTTTTCTGTGGAGATCTGAATGTGGCGCACAAGGAGATCGATCTGAAGAATCCGAAGACAAACCGCAAGAATGCCGGTTTTACGGACGAGGAGAGGGAGAAGTTCTCGGTTCTTCTGGAAAATGGGTTTAGTGATACGTATCGTTACTTTTACCCGGATCAGGAGGGAATCTATTCCTGGTGGTCTTATCAGTTTAAGGCAAGAGAGAAGAACGCGGGGTGGCGCATCGACTATTTCTGCGTATCGGAGGCGCTCAAGGACCGGCTCGTAGACGCAAAGATCCTGACAGAGGTATTGGGCTCGGATCACTGTCCGATTGAGTTGGATTTGAGGTAG
- a CDS encoding type III pantothenate kinase translates to MILAIDIGNTNIVLGCVDDKKSYFIERLSTIKTKMELEYAIDIKMVLDIHGINPAKLEGAIISSVVPQITNVVKIATEKIIKKETVVVGPGVKTGLNILMDNPAQLGSDLVADAVAGIAEYEPPLIIFDLGTATTVCVVDEKKNYIGGMIFPGINTSLNALTANASQLQGISLEAPKRIIGKNTVECMKSGVIYGNAACLDGIIERIESELRRPATSIATGGLAKVIVPHCRKHIIQDDDLLLKGLRVIYNKNR, encoded by the coding sequence ATGATTTTAGCGATTGACATTGGAAATACGAATATTGTCCTTGGCTGTGTGGACGATAAAAAAAGTTATTTTATAGAGCGGCTTTCCACGATCAAAACAAAGATGGAGCTGGAATATGCCATTGACATCAAGATGGTGCTGGACATTCATGGAATCAATCCGGCAAAGCTGGAAGGAGCGATTATTAGTTCGGTTGTGCCGCAGATTACAAATGTGGTAAAAATTGCCACGGAAAAGATCATCAAGAAAGAAACGGTGGTGGTCGGACCGGGAGTGAAGACGGGACTGAATATCCTGATGGACAACCCGGCGCAATTAGGAAGTGACCTGGTGGCGGACGCTGTCGCGGGAATTGCGGAGTATGAGCCGCCGCTGATTATCTTTGATCTGGGGACGGCGACTACGGTCTGCGTGGTAGATGAGAAGAAGAATTATATAGGCGGAATGATTTTCCCGGGGATCAACACCTCTCTGAATGCGCTTACGGCGAATGCTTCCCAGCTTCAGGGAATCAGTCTGGAAGCGCCGAAACGGATCATCGGGAAGAACACGGTGGAGTGTATGAAGAGTGGCGTGATTTACGGAAATGCTGCATGCCTTGACGGAATTATCGAGCGGATCGAGAGCGAGCTTAGGAGACCGGCGACTTCGATCGCTACCGGAGGGCTGGCGAAGGTGATCGTGCCGCATTGCCGGAAGCATATTATTCAGGACGATGATCTGCTACTAAAGGGACTTCGGGTTATTTATAATAAGAACAGATAG
- a CDS encoding ECF transporter S component: MSERTTSMSKTKGLVQMAIFSALIIVLAFTPFIGYIPLGFTRATIIHIPVIIGALMLGPKKGAVLGGVFGLTSFINNTMNPTLTSFVFTPFYSLGEYSGGIGSVIICFVPRILIGVVPFYVYHLVKKLSKNDGVSSAGLVAAGLSGALTNTLLVMNLIFLFFRESYAAANGVSVKAVYGFIMGIIGINGVPEAVVAAIITLILGKTLMRRGVQERLGV; encoded by the coding sequence ATGAGTGAACGAACTACATCTATGTCAAAAACAAAGGGGTTAGTGCAGATGGCTATTTTTTCGGCACTGATCATCGTACTGGCATTTACCCCGTTTATCGGGTATATACCGCTGGGATTTACAAGAGCAACGATTATCCATATACCGGTCATCATCGGAGCGCTGATGCTGGGACCGAAGAAAGGTGCAGTGTTAGGCGGCGTGTTTGGCCTGACCAGTTTCATTAATAACACGATGAATCCCACGCTGACCTCTTTTGTATTTACGCCATTTTATAGTCTGGGTGAGTACAGCGGAGGAATCGGTAGTGTGATCATCTGTTTCGTGCCGCGTATTCTGATCGGAGTCGTGCCGTTCTATGTATATCATCTGGTTAAGAAGCTGAGTAAGAATGACGGCGTTTCCTCTGCAGGCCTTGTCGCGGCGGGACTTTCAGGAGCGCTTACCAATACCTTGCTGGTCATGAACCTGATTTTCCTGTTTTTCCGCGAATCCTATGCGGCTGCGAATGGCGTGAGCGTAAAGGCGGTTTATGGATTTATTATGGGCATCATCGGAATCAACGGGGTGCCGGAGGCGGTCGTGGCAGCGATCATCACGCTGATTTTGGGGAAAACACTGATGCGCAGAGGCGTACAGGAAAGATTAGGAGTGTAG
- the coaBC gene encoding bifunctional phosphopantothenoylcysteine decarboxylase/phosphopantothenate--cysteine ligase CoaBC, which yields MSEKKRVLLGVTGGIAAYKIASLASMLVKKGHDVQVLMTQNATNFINPIVFETLTKHKCLVDTFDRNFEFSVEHVALSKWAQVVMIAPATANVIGKLAHGIADDMLTTTVMACRKCPKIIAPAMNTEMYLNPVVQDNLSVLEKYGYEVIRPAEGYLACGDIGAGKMPEPEVLYEHIYHQIAYEKDMTGKRVLVTAGPTREPMDPVRYITNHSSGKMGYALARVCAARGAEVTLITGPTEIPKPLFVKIVPVITAKDMFEAVKREAGQADIICKAAAVADYRPKFVSDEKVKKADGELILEMERTDDILKYLGENRRPGQFLCGFSMETENMVENSRAKLMKKNLDMIAANNLKDEGAGFQGDTNRMTLITKTEETSLPLISKEETAARILDKILELM from the coding sequence GTGAGCGAGAAAAAAAGGGTATTGCTGGGGGTGACCGGCGGAATCGCGGCATACAAGATAGCGTCCCTTGCCAGTATGTTGGTCAAAAAAGGCCACGACGTACAGGTCCTTATGACACAGAATGCTACGAATTTTATCAATCCTATTGTATTTGAAACTTTGACGAAACACAAATGTCTGGTCGACACGTTTGACCGGAATTTTGAATTCAGTGTGGAGCATGTCGCACTGTCGAAATGGGCCCAGGTCGTGATGATCGCGCCTGCTACGGCGAATGTGATCGGCAAGCTGGCGCATGGAATCGCAGATGATATGCTGACCACGACGGTGATGGCGTGCCGGAAATGTCCGAAGATTATTGCGCCGGCCATGAATACGGAGATGTATTTGAATCCGGTGGTGCAGGATAACCTTTCGGTGCTGGAGAAGTATGGATATGAAGTGATTCGGCCGGCGGAGGGCTATCTGGCCTGCGGCGATATTGGAGCCGGCAAGATGCCGGAACCGGAGGTCCTGTATGAGCACATTTATCACCAGATTGCCTATGAGAAGGATATGACCGGCAAGCGGGTCCTTGTCACTGCGGGTCCGACAAGAGAGCCCATGGATCCGGTGCGGTACATTACCAACCATTCCTCCGGGAAGATGGGATACGCGCTTGCCCGCGTGTGTGCGGCCAGAGGAGCCGAAGTGACGCTGATCACGGGACCGACGGAGATTCCAAAGCCGCTTTTTGTTAAGATCGTTCCCGTCATCACGGCAAAGGATATGTTTGAAGCGGTGAAACGCGAGGCCGGTCAGGCAGATATTATCTGCAAGGCGGCGGCAGTAGCTGATTACCGTCCGAAGTTCGTAAGTGACGAGAAGGTGAAGAAAGCGGACGGGGAGCTGATCCTTGAGATGGAGAGGACTGATGATATACTGAAATATCTGGGCGAAAACAGAAGACCCGGTCAGTTCCTGTGTGGATTTTCCATGGAAACCGAGAACATGGTGGAAAATTCCAGGGCGAAGCTTATGAAAAAGAATCTGGATATGATCGCGGCAAATAATCTCAAAGACGAGGGCGCCGGATTCCAGGGAGACACCAACCGCATGACGCTGATCACGAAGACGGAGGAGACAAGCCTTCCGCTGATCAGCAAGGAAGAGACGGCGGCAAGAATTCTGGACAAGATCTTAGAGTTGATGTAA